The window GAAGAAGGCTGGTGGCGTGACGCCGACCACGGTGCACTGCAGGCCATTCAAGAGGATGGTTCGGCCGATAATCGACGGGTCTCTGGCGAAGCGTCGCTTCCAGAGTCGATCGCTGATGACGACTCTTCCCGCAACGCTTGGACGATCGTCGTCGGCGATCAGTCGTCGCCCACGCGCTGCCGTGATGCCCAGCGTCGCGAAGTAATTCCCAGACACCAGCTCGCCCATCACGCGATCCATCCCATCGTCGTCGCGCAGCGTGAGCGGCATGGTTGCGTACGCCGCGAGATGGTCGAAGGCCGTGGAATGCTCGCGTAGCGCCAGATACACGTGGTGCGGGAATTCGCCGCCACCGCTTTCGTAGTGCAGCGAAACTAGTCGATCGCGGGTGGGCACAGGAAGTGGCTTGAACAACCAGGCGTTGGCGGCGGAGAAGACCGCGATGTTCGCGCCGAAGCCGAGCGAGAGGGTGAGGAGCACGATGACAGTGAAACTTGGCTGACGTACGAGCAACCGGGCGGCCTGCCGGACGTCGCTCGTCACGGTCTCCCGCTCCTGCCGAAGCGCATCGCGGAGGCGCACGGCTGGAGAATTCGCTCGATCTCGCCAGCCGAGCGGCCGACCGAGGCGGTGGTCCGTCACAGAGCGAATCGCCTGGCGCCAATACCAGCAGCGCGCCCCACGGCGGCCCAGCCGAGGCAGCACGCTGGTCGTGAACTCCTCGTCCAGGTCGCCGACAATGGCCGATCGGGCCGCGCCCGTTAGTGTGCGGGTCAGAAACCAACGCGCGAGATATGGTGGCTTCATCGCAGAAATGGAACCGGGGACCTTTTCGGTTGCGAAAAGGTATCCGGTTCCTTTTCCTAGGGCACTTCAAAGCGCGGTCCCAAGTCCGCGGCCAGACCCCTCAGCAGCGCTTGCGTCCGGGCAACCGCTTCCTCGCCGGCGGGGAGGATGCGGTAGTAGCGTTTGGCGCGCCCACCTCGCTCCGGCGTTGGCTCCCCTAGCCAGGACGTCGCGAGGCCACGCCGTTCCAAGCGCTCGAGCGCCGTGTAGACAGCGCCAGCGGAGACGACACGACCGGTGCGCTCGGCGAGCTCGCGGCGGATCGTGACGCCATAGGCACGATCGCCGAGACGCAGGACCGCGAGCAACAGGAGCAGCTCGAATTGGCCGAGGGTCTTGCTCATAGCATTCGCAGCGCAGTTATTCTCTATTTGTAGTAGAAATCTCGCGTCTCGTCAAGCGCTCATGTGGTGAGCTCGCGATCACTATTGTCGGCGCTCGCGCGCGAGCTGTTCGAGATAAAGATTCTCGAAGCGATCGATGGCCTGCTTGTAGCCCTCCGGGTCGACAAACGATCCGGCTTCGTACTTTTCCCGCATGCCGCACTGCGACCCGTGGGCAGCCACCCAGATATCGGGCGCCAGCGTCTTCTGCACACGGAACGATTGCGCGAAATCCTCGACGATCCGTGGATAGTACTCGTTATCCACGAGCGGCATCACGACGCTGCCCATGTTCGCGATGGCGACGCTGTACGTCTTGCCGTTCTCGACAACGCTCATCGAGTAGCTGACGCTCCCCTTCGAATGGCCTGGCGTCAGGTGTACCTCGAGTTCTGTACCGCCAAGGCGGACGATGTCGCCGTCGCGTAACCTGCGATCCACCTTGACACGCGTGAACCGGTACTCTTCCGGGAGGAACGGGTCGCTGCGCCCTCCGTCTTCCAGCGCTGGAGCATCCGCCTCGGTCGCAAACAGACGGGCACGTGTGAGCTTCTGGATCTCCGCGAGAGCCGCAACATGATCGAAGTGCGCCTGCATGATGAGCAGGATCTCGATGTCCTCTAGCTTGTGACCAAGCTTCTCGACGCTTTCCCGGATCATCTCGGCCGAATCTGCAAGACCGGTGTTGATCAGGATGTGGCCCTCCGGCGTGGTGATGAGAAAACAGGCCAAGTCTTCCGTGCCGACATAGTGCAGGTTGCCTGCGATCTTGTGCGCCGGGAACGGTGCTTTCCAACTCTCCTGCTGCGCAGGCAGGAGCATCGTGAGCACCATCAAGAAAAGAGAATGAAGCATGGGACTCTATGCTTGGAATCAGCGACGACGATGCGGGGACGGGTGCGCCTGGGGCGCAGCGGTCAGCTTCCACATCCGTGGATCGTAGACAAAGGGACGCTTCTCCACGATCCGGACCTTAGGATACTCGGCGTGCGCCGCGTTGAGGAGGATATTGCGGTCACTCTCGGATAGCACGCTCGGCACGCTCAGGGCCAGCGCTCTGCCCTCGTTGACCCACTTGCCGCCGATTGCCTGGACGCTCGCTGGAACCGGTACCGCCTTCCAATTCGTTGGTAGCGCCGTGCGCTCGAGCGACAAGGCGTTGCCCGGCACTTCAATCTTCACCATGAGATGGGGCGACTCCGCGAGCTCCGGGCCGAGGTGAACGAAGCGCTCCAGATACGCGAGCGCTTCAGTGCTTGCCGTGTAGAGAACCGCCACGCCGGGAGGATTCCAGCGACCGCCGAGGCGGCGTGCCCCCTCAGCTGAGAGCGGACTTGCCCGAAAATCGGCGGAGATGACGCGCCAGACGATCACGGCAGGACGCCATGGTAAAGGCGATCGAGCAGTAGCTCGACTTCCGAGGCGCCCGCTTCGGTTCGCATCAGATCGAGCGGCACGCGACCCGCGAGCCCCGGTTGTTCACGCGAGAGCCAGCGGCTCACGCCGCCATCGGTCTTGAGCAACCGCTTCGCCAGGCTCACGACACGCGCCACGCGCACCAGGGCATTACTCTCCGCCGTCGTCAAACGCCCGTGCCGGACCAGACGACGCTCCAGCGTCTTTTCGCTCGTATTGAGTAGCTTCGCAAGGGTGCCGCGCGAAACAGGCAAGCGCTCGACCAATGCCTTCACCGCCGAGCTGTCGAAGCCGACCAGAGCCTGCTCGTGTAGAAGGGTCTGTGCGGGCCCGGACGCTCGCCGTGTCGCGCCCAGTCGGCGCGCCCCACCCAAGAGATCCACAATGGCTTCACTATTCGCGGTCATGGTGCCCGTCACCTGACGGCATTATAGCACCCATTTGACGATAGTTGGGAGAGCACGCGCCCCGCGGGTTATGAGGCACCGCGGGACATCCATTCCCACGCAGGCACGACGTCCACGACGGTCCCTTCCGTTCTGATACGGTCATGCTGGTCGAGTGTGAGGATCAACGGACGGCGTGGCCCCGGCAAGGCCAGCGCGCGCAAGACGCCTTGCACTTCCCGCTGGCGGTTGAAAGCCGTCAGTTCCGCGCATACCTGCACGGCGGCGGACTCAGTGACGAAGTCACATCCCCACACGTCCTTCTCGCCCGCGTACGCCACGCGCTCCCCTTGTCGGCGCAGTGCAAGGAAGACCGCATTCTCTAGTCGACGTCCCAGATCGCGGGTAGCCTGTGGCGAATTGGCGCGGCGGAGGCCGGTGTCAACCGCAT is drawn from Luteitalea sp. and contains these coding sequences:
- a CDS encoding PadR family transcriptional regulator, translated to MSKTLGQFELLLLLAVLRLGDRAYGVTIRRELAERTGRVVSAGAVYTALERLERRGLATSWLGEPTPERGGRAKRYYRILPAGEEAVARTQALLRGLAADLGPRFEVP
- the bla gene encoding subclass B3 metallo-beta-lactamase, with the translated sequence MLHSLFLMVLTMLLPAQQESWKAPFPAHKIAGNLHYVGTEDLACFLITTPEGHILINTGLADSAEMIRESVEKLGHKLEDIEILLIMQAHFDHVAALAEIQKLTRARLFATEADAPALEDGGRSDPFLPEEYRFTRVKVDRRLRDGDIVRLGGTELEVHLTPGHSKGSVSYSMSVVENGKTYSVAIANMGSVVMPLVDNEYYPRIVEDFAQSFRVQKTLAPDIWVAAHGSQCGMREKYEAGSFVDPEGYKQAIDRFENLYLEQLARERRQ
- a CDS encoding RES domain-containing protein; this translates as MIVWRVISADFRASPLSAEGARRLGGRWNPPGVAVLYTASTEALAYLERFVHLGPELAESPHLMVKIEVPGNALSLERTALPTNWKAVPVPASVQAIGGKWVNEGRALALSVPSVLSESDRNILLNAAHAEYPKVRIVEKRPFVYDPRMWKLTAAPQAHPSPHRRR
- a CDS encoding DUF2384 domain-containing protein; protein product: MTANSEAIVDLLGGARRLGATRRASGPAQTLLHEQALVGFDSSAVKALVERLPVSRGTLAKLLNTSEKTLERRLVRHGRLTTAESNALVRVARVVSLAKRLLKTDGGVSRWLSREQPGLAGRVPLDLMRTEAGASEVELLLDRLYHGVLP